A single window of Camarhynchus parvulus unplaced genomic scaffold, STF_HiC, whole genome shotgun sequence DNA harbors:
- the LOC115915868 gene encoding olfactory receptor 14A16-like: MSNSSSIRHFLLLALADTRQLQLLHFCLLLGISLAALLGNGLIISAVACGHHLHTPMFFFLLNLALSDLGSICTTVPKAMHNSLWDTRNISYTGCAAQLFFFYFFMSAEYFLLTIMCYDRYVSICKPLHYGTLLGSRACAHMAAAAWASAFLNALMHTANTFSLPLCHGNALGQFFCEIPQILKLSCSKSYLRELRVIAVSVCLIFGCFVFIVFSYVQIFRAVLRIPSEQGRHKAFSTCLPHLAVLSLFVSTVMFAYLKPPSMSSPSLDLALSVLYSVVPPALNPLIYSLRNQELKAAVWRLMTGCFQKH; encoded by the coding sequence atgtccaacagcagctccatcaggcacttcctcctgctggcattggcagacacgcggcagctgcagctcctgcacttctgcctcttgctgggcatctccctggctgccctcctgggcaacggcctcatcatcagcgccgtagcctgcggccaccacctgcacacgcccatgttcttcttcctgctcaacctggccctcagcgacctgggctccatctgcaccactgtgcccaaagccatgcacaattccctctgggacaccaggaacatctcctacactggatgtgctgctcagctcttttttttttatttcttcatgtcAGCAGAATATTTCCTCCTGACCATCATGTGCTACGACCGCTAcgtgtccatctgcaaacccctgcactacgggaccctcctgggcagcagagcttgtgcccacatggcagcagctgcctgggccagtgcctttctcaatgctctcatgcacacggccaatacattttccctgcccctgtgccatggcaatgccctgggccagttcttctgtgaaatcccacagatcctcaagctctcctgctccaaatCCTACCTCAGGGAACTCAGGGTCATTGCAGTTAGTGTGTGTTTGATATTTGgctgttttgtgttcattgttttctcctatgtgcagatcttcagggctgtgctgaggatcccctctgagcagggacggcacaaagccttttccacctgcctccctcacctggctgtgctctccctgtTTGTCAGCACTGTCATGTTTGCCTACCTGAAgcccccctccatgtcctccccatccctggatctggccctgtcagttctgtactcggtggtgcctccagccctgaaccccctcatctacagcctgaggaaccaggagctcaaggctgcagtgtggagactgatgactggatgctttcagaaacattaa